The genomic interval GCTGAGGGACATTCAGCTCATCAGATTGTTACATAAGGGGTTTTCTTAAAGTGTAGAAATATGAACGTCACCTCACTGCGTCCTGTGTGTCGCCCCCTGCAGGTGGGGGATCCTGTTCTCCCATCCGAGGGACTTCACCCCTGTCTGCACCACCGAGCTCGCCTGCGCTGCCCGAGTCAGTGACCAGTTCAAGAAACGAGGCGTGAAGATGATTGCCTTATCCATTGACAGCGTGGAGGACCACCGCAACTGGAGcaaggtcagacacacacacacacacacacacacacaggtatgtgtttatttattgcctGTGTTGTGTTAGAGGTGTACCGTATGTAAGGTCACTGTGGGCGGAGTCTGCAGGTTATTATTGCTCACCATTACAGTGTTTATGATGAGGAGATATATATGTGGTCATGAGAGAGGTCAGTGTGATCACACAGttattttatgcatttttattttcatgctgtGTTCTATTTTCCTACAGTTTTATTCAAACTATTGGGACAGTTTGTCAGACAGGCAGAATTCAAACCAAAATCCATCACTTGGAAAAACAATCTGCATTATAGTCATGGTCCTCGATTTCAATGATACAGCTGCAGACAGCGCTTATATGataagaataaataataatcagtTTCGGTCGATATCTGCACAGAATGTAACGTGCACCAATGTCACTTTCCAGTGTTTATCTGATGTGTCGCATCAGTTTAATGCTGGAGAGCTGGTACACCTGAGTCAGAGGGGAGCTTTTTTATTGGTCAtaagaagtcacctgttggacagcCTCTGGTCTGTTTTCATGATGAAACGTGAGAGAAGCTGTGGTCAGTCGTCTGTGTGACAGATCAGAGACATGACGTCTGTGAGATACACAAAATTCAGTGGTTATTATTTacacttaaataaaaacaataacaagataGAGGCAGATTCTGTGAATTGATTATAGATATACTctgcatatatttatatatatatatcagtatTTCAATAAATTAAGCGTtctgttccttttctttttcctcttctgcagCATTTTTAGTTTGTCTTCAGTGTATTCATTTCTTCATAGCGCCCTCTCTTAAATCACTGggtttataaaatatatacatgtaAATACAATGCATACTCTCTAGTTGAACTGAAAAATGAGTTTGTTGCAATTAAAGTCCAAAAAACTTTAACTCTCTAACCTTAGATCTTTGTGATGAAACTTGTATAACAAAGCTGAACAGTCTGTCGAATGACTGTTGGACAGTGATGTgttggaccaatcagaggccgCTTTGAAGGGGTGGTGATGTGATGTGAAGTCAGtgaatagccaatcacagtgagGCATCTCAAGGATAACTCTTGAATGTTTCACCCATTGGTTTAGAACAAACTCTACAGGTGCACATTTGGAGTCAGGacagtttaattattttctaCAACAGTTAACCCTGCTGCCTGCAAAATTTTATGGACTAcctgtatatatttaaaaacctgtgtttcctcctctggcccttataagaaataaaactttacaaattatttgattgacagaaataaaatgtaaactattttgacaataaagtttttgttttgcaataaTAGCACACCtgaattttcagcttttttctcAGCAAGAGAAGTCATCCTCTTAGAATAAGAATAATCTGCAGAtcaatcaaaaatacaaaaagctcCAGCTCCAAATTTGATAAATGATTACTCATAACTGTGAGTGAAACAATGTGAGCTTAAAGGTCTGAGATCACTCGTAAAACATGAGTTGTGAAGTTGCAGAAGATGATTAACTgtgagtaaaaacacacaaacattaactctgcgtgtgtgtgtttgcaggatgTAATGGCGTTTAACAGCGACGCTGACACCTCCCTGCCCTTCCCCATCATTGCCGACCACAACAGAGAGCTGTCCGTCCAGCTGGGTATGCTAGACCCCGATGAGAGGGACAAAGACGGTCTGCCGCTCACCGCCCGCTGTGtgagaaacataaacacacacacacacacacacacacacacacacacactttattatcAAACTGATGATTCATGATGATAAATCTGAGAGGACCAGCAATACTGTCACTGTGAGAAACAGTCCAGCTGCCCTTTGGAAGAGTTtctaccttttttatttattcttatctCCAACTAATCATTTTTATAAACAATTAAAACTCTATTTGTACCGCTACTTTCAGATAATGCAGATTAGAGTGGCTAACACTAAACCACACCTGTCATTAGTGCAGATAACACTAAACCACACCTGTAATTAGTGCAGATAACACTAAACCACACCTGTTATTAGTGCAGATAACATTAAACCACACCTGTTATTAGTGCAGATAACATTAAACCACACCTGTTTAAATGAAGTGTGACTTCTGCTGTCATGGTGACGTTGATGACAACTGAGGTCTGATGGttgttaatgttaagatttcatcctatttttcatattttcgctgcaaaacacacagcaaGAGAGCCAGCTGATGATGTCGATTGTCCTTACGTgattttcttctgaagtcataTTTGATCACGGAAGTGTCTGTGAGATCTTGTGTCTGTGAGTCAATaataatattctttatttagtttttggagaacatttctccatttcctCATCAGCTTCACAAACTCTTCCGACTCTTAAAttcctcctcgctcctcctAACAGTTTCTCTCCTCAGgcgctctcttaagggctaaggtGCTTTGTGAACAACTTAAATACTTACAAAGATCTTGTGCTAACTTTGAGGGGAAATCTTTGAATATGTCATAAACAGCCCCAGCTATGCTTTCTGTAAAAAAACGTATTCTAGTATTCAGTTATATTTATTGCTGTAGTGAGTTTGTCCTGGTTACCTCCTGCAGGTGTTTGTGATCGGTCCTGATAAGAAGCTGAAGCTGTCCATCCTCTACCCAGCCACCACGGGGAGGAACTTCGACGAGATTCTCCGAGTCATCGACTCTCTGCAGCTCACTGCCCAGAAGAAGGTCGCCACACCTGTCGACTGGAAGGTAAATCTGAACCCAATCACCTGCAGAAACATCtcacagacgggtgacgtcagaCAGATGCACCAACTGTCATCATAGCAAGCACAGAAAACGAACGCACGTTTAAATTTGAGCAAATACAAAGAAATGTCATTTATGTTCTCAGTATCATCTTCAGTCcaaagaaaacatctttttatattaaaggttAGATATCATGATACCACAATATTAATAGTTCAGgattattttctattttgacACATTGACTGATTTATCCAAAACATTGAACTAACATCTACAGATTTGAGGGGCTTTAGCTGAGCGTTATTGTTTTGACTTCATAAATGACTCAACAAATTCCTGATTTATTGCAAGCTGAAGGAAAACCTTCTGTCAGTGGTCAGAGAGCTGAAGTGTGATTCCATGTATGATCGGTTTCACTGTACTGTTAGGGGTTGTgtggggctggagccaatcccagctgtcattgggttaGAGGCAAACTTAAACCTGGACaggtcaccagtcaatcacagagttGACATTCGTTGACTTGACCGGGGGAAGGATGTATGAACGCATTTGTCAGCCTTCCTCTGCCGCTCCACTGTGACCAAATCCTTCAAATGCTTCCAGGACTTGGTCACAGTGGAGCGGCAGAGGAAGGCTGACAAGTGTGTCCTTCTTCCCCCAGTCAACTCAGGATCCATCTAGTGTGTCCTTCGTGGTCTTATATTTCCCAAGATTCATTGtgtgccattttttttaaacattttctgtgaacctttatttaagtcTGACATAAAAAATTAGCAATTGGCATACGGCACACAATTACAGACTGAGCGTGattaaacaagaaacaaaactcATCTAgtggaaacataaaaataaaaaacagaaatcagaaaaaagaGTGAGAAGTCTAATCAGGAATCATGACATGAATATCTTTGTGCTTTCTTGAACTTTGTTGACTCTTACTTGAAGATAAGGAACAGTGGTCTGATCTTTATAATTCATCAATGAAGTGTTTGGTGACAATAATAGGTGTTTTACATCACTTAGTTTAGGTGTGGTGGTTTAATTTGCTAGGTGACAGGGTTAGCGCTTAAAATCAACAGGGTGAGGGTTTGGACAGC from Labrus mixtus chromosome 3, fLabMix1.1, whole genome shotgun sequence carries:
- the prdx6 gene encoding peroxiredoxin-6; amino-acid sequence: MPGLLLGDEFPNFEADTTVGRIHFHDFLGSSWGILFSHPRDFTPVCTTELACAARVSDQFKKRGVKMIALSIDSVEDHRNWSKDVMAFNSDADTSLPFPIIADHNRELSVQLGMLDPDERDKDGLPLTARCVFVIGPDKKLKLSILYPATTGRNFDEILRVIDSLQLTAQKKVATPVDWKVGEKVMVIPSLSDAEAAALFPNGVTTKELPSGKKYLRYTQP